One part of the Mariniblastus fucicola genome encodes these proteins:
- the rpoB gene encoding DNA-directed RNA polymerase subunit beta, with product MATPVERRLRPKSVRKFGSGRDYQLPPDLTKIQTESFRALLQEDVDPEKRKDQGIESVLREIFPIQSYDKKLSLSYVRYELGKPRYTPEECRQLRLTYGQPFRVWLRLEKEQPVEEEVFLGDIPIMMGGGEFIINGAERVVVSQLHRSPGIDFVMASDTTSDRKLASCRVIPERGSWIEVNVTKKDLMTVRIDQSGKFSALTLLRAMDPKYSEDSDIIRAFYETMKVKVVDGRSAAKLENKVAVDDIVYPAGSNKAGEIIVECGRKITKENAELICTAGVKTAEIMDAPKSPLIFNSLIDDATSSHEEALLRIYQRLRPGNPAALEKARTLFNEKFFDSNRYRLGKVGRFRINRKLNLGVSEKEMTLRPDDILASIKYILELSTPGGDAMVDDIDHLGNRRLRTIDELACDEMRKGFLKLRRTVQERMSQKEVDDMTPRSLVNPKSVSASIDYFFGRGELSQVVDQTNPLSQLAHERRLSALGPGGLNRKRAGFEVRDVHISHYGRICPIETPEGTNIGLISSLAICATVDDYGFLVTPYTVVTKGKVTDEIRWLRADEESESRVVPCDTPIDGAGGIIPNKSLGGNILARFHADFELTDPTEVQYMDVAPAQMVGVSASLIPFLEHDDANRALMGSNMQRQAVPLLVAEPPIVGTGMERHVAVNSSMVIKARRAGKVSFVDATRIEIGNDVYPLKKYVGLNERTCNNQKPLVMPGQKVEKGEVIADGAATFEGELALGRNVLVGFMSFDGCNFEDAIIISEELVQNDTYTSIHIEEFDVEVRETKLGREEFTRDIPNVSEKALRNLDESGIVRVGTYVKPGDILVGKVSPKSKTELTPEEKLLHAIFGRAGEDVKNDSLEVSSGIEGIIIDTQRFSRRMSLSEEERKVFEQDLKAAEADGNEAVARVFGNMVEEMEKVLGKTLTDQDDTPLVRNQDPKFIAEKANAFRMQTYVGDISSEDKVKQLKAIYSEHWPDIEKAIDIRDRKVNSMKRGDELRSGVLQMVKVYIATKRTISVGDKMAGRHGNKGVISKILPVEDMPFLEDGTPVQIMLNPLGVPSRMNVGQILETHLGWAGSKLGFQALTPVFDGASEKDINEALAEAGLPAHGKHTLIDGRTGQPCGQETTVGYIYMLKLHHLVDDKVHARSTGPYSLITQQPLGGKARFGGQRFGEMEVWALEAYGAAYILQELLTVKSDDVEGRTKIYESMVKGENTLEAGTPASFDVLTNEIRGLALNMQLEKRRGG from the coding sequence ATGGCAACCCCAGTAGAGCGAAGGTTACGCCCAAAAAGTGTTCGGAAGTTTGGTAGCGGACGCGATTACCAATTGCCGCCAGATCTGACCAAGATCCAGACAGAAAGCTTCAGGGCTTTGCTTCAGGAGGACGTCGATCCGGAAAAGAGGAAAGATCAGGGCATCGAAAGTGTGCTGCGTGAGATTTTTCCGATTCAAAGCTATGACAAAAAACTCTCGCTCAGCTATGTGCGATACGAGCTTGGGAAGCCGCGCTATACGCCGGAAGAATGTCGACAGTTGCGTCTGACTTACGGCCAGCCCTTTCGCGTCTGGTTGCGTCTTGAAAAAGAGCAGCCGGTTGAGGAGGAAGTTTTCCTCGGCGATATTCCGATCATGATGGGTGGCGGTGAGTTTATCATCAACGGTGCAGAACGCGTCGTTGTGAGTCAGCTTCACCGTTCGCCTGGTATCGACTTCGTGATGGCTTCGGATACGACTTCGGATCGTAAGCTTGCCAGCTGCCGCGTCATTCCTGAGCGTGGAAGTTGGATCGAAGTAAACGTCACCAAGAAAGACTTGATGACCGTCCGTATCGACCAGAGCGGGAAGTTCTCTGCGTTGACATTGCTTCGCGCGATGGATCCAAAGTACAGCGAAGATTCAGACATCATCCGTGCGTTCTACGAAACGATGAAAGTCAAAGTCGTCGACGGTCGCAGTGCGGCCAAGCTGGAGAACAAGGTTGCGGTTGATGATATCGTCTACCCCGCCGGTTCGAATAAGGCTGGTGAGATTATCGTCGAGTGCGGTCGCAAGATCACTAAAGAGAACGCTGAGCTGATTTGTACTGCCGGTGTCAAAACTGCAGAGATCATGGACGCTCCAAAATCGCCTCTGATCTTCAACTCTTTGATCGATGATGCGACTTCTTCTCACGAAGAAGCGTTGTTGCGTATCTACCAGCGTCTCCGTCCGGGTAACCCTGCGGCCCTTGAAAAAGCTCGAACGTTGTTCAACGAGAAGTTCTTCGATTCGAACCGATACCGTCTTGGTAAGGTCGGTCGCTTCCGCATCAACCGTAAGCTCAATCTCGGCGTTAGCGAAAAAGAGATGACGCTTCGTCCAGACGATATCCTGGCTTCAATCAAGTACATCCTTGAGCTTTCGACTCCTGGTGGTGACGCGATGGTCGACGATATTGACCACTTGGGTAATCGCCGTCTGCGAACGATCGATGAGCTCGCTTGTGACGAAATGCGAAAGGGCTTCCTGAAGCTTCGCCGTACCGTTCAGGAGCGGATGAGCCAAAAGGAAGTTGATGACATGACGCCGCGGAGTCTTGTGAATCCGAAGAGTGTTTCGGCTTCAATCGATTACTTCTTCGGTCGTGGTGAGCTTTCGCAGGTCGTTGACCAGACGAATCCACTGTCACAGTTGGCTCACGAGCGTCGTCTATCGGCTCTTGGTCCTGGTGGTTTGAACCGTAAGCGTGCGGGCTTCGAAGTTCGTGACGTTCACATTTCTCACTACGGTAGAATTTGTCCGATTGAAACGCCAGAAGGCACGAATATTGGTTTGATTTCCAGTCTGGCCATTTGTGCGACTGTGGATGATTACGGGTTCTTGGTGACGCCATATACGGTTGTTACTAAAGGTAAAGTGACTGACGAGATTCGTTGGTTGCGTGCAGACGAAGAATCCGAATCTCGCGTCGTGCCTTGCGATACGCCGATTGATGGCGCTGGAGGAATTATTCCGAACAAGTCTCTTGGCGGAAACATCCTTGCTCGTTTTCATGCTGACTTCGAGTTGACTGATCCGACGGAAGTTCAGTACATGGACGTAGCTCCCGCCCAGATGGTTGGAGTTTCGGCCAGCTTGATTCCGTTCCTTGAGCATGACGATGCGAACCGCGCCCTGATGGGGTCGAACATGCAACGCCAGGCCGTTCCGCTGTTGGTGGCTGAGCCTCCGATTGTTGGTACTGGTATGGAGCGTCATGTTGCGGTCAACAGTTCGATGGTGATTAAGGCGCGTCGTGCCGGCAAGGTTTCGTTCGTGGACGCAACGCGAATTGAAATCGGCAACGATGTTTATCCGTTGAAAAAATACGTTGGCCTCAACGAACGAACGTGTAACAACCAGAAGCCATTGGTTATGCCAGGCCAGAAGGTTGAAAAAGGCGAAGTGATCGCTGACGGTGCGGCGACGTTTGAGGGCGAATTGGCTCTCGGTCGCAACGTGCTTGTTGGTTTCATGTCGTTTGACGGTTGCAACTTTGAAGATGCGATCATCATTAGCGAAGAGCTCGTTCAGAACGATACTTACACTTCGATTCACATCGAAGAGTTCGACGTCGAAGTTCGCGAAACCAAGCTGGGTCGTGAAGAGTTCACTCGCGATATTCCAAACGTCAGCGAGAAAGCACTTCGCAATCTTGACGAATCTGGAATCGTTCGCGTCGGTACTTACGTGAAGCCTGGCGACATTCTTGTCGGTAAGGTTTCGCCGAAATCGAAAACTGAGCTGACTCCGGAAGAGAAACTTCTCCACGCGATCTTTGGTCGTGCGGGTGAAGACGTGAAGAACGATTCGCTTGAGGTGTCTTCGGGCATTGAAGGAATCATTATCGACACGCAGCGATTCTCTCGCCGTATGAGCCTGTCTGAAGAAGAGCGAAAAGTCTTCGAGCAGGATCTTAAGGCCGCGGAAGCTGACGGCAACGAAGCCGTGGCTCGCGTGTTCGGCAACATGGTTGAGGAAATGGAAAAGGTCCTCGGCAAAACATTGACCGATCAGGACGACACTCCTCTGGTTCGTAACCAGGATCCAAAGTTTATCGCTGAGAAAGCAAACGCTTTCCGCATGCAGACTTACGTTGGTGACATCAGCAGCGAAGACAAGGTCAAGCAGTTGAAGGCGATTTATTCGGAGCACTGGCCGGACATCGAGAAAGCCATTGATATTCGCGATCGCAAGGTCAACAGCATGAAGCGTGGCGACGAGCTCCGCAGCGGCGTGCTGCAGATGGTCAAGGTTTACATTGCGACCAAGCGAACGATTTCCGTTGGCGACAAAATGGCTGGTCGACACGGTAACAAGGGTGTGATCTCCAAGATCCTTCCTGTCGAAGACATGCCGTTCCTTGAAGATGGAACTCCGGTTCAGATCATGCTTAACCCGCTGGGTGTACCTTCGCGTATGAACGTGGGGCAGATCCTTGAAACTCACCTCGGGTGGGCTGGTTCGAAGCTTGGATTTCAGGCGTTGACTCCTGTCTTCGATGGTGCATCCGAGAAAGACATCAATGAGGCGTTGGCTGAAGCTGGCTTGCCGGCTCATGGAAAGCACACGTTGATCGACGGACGCACGGGACAGCCTTGCGGTCAGGAAACCACGGTTGGCTACATCTACATGTTGAAGCTGCATCACTTGGTCGATGACAAGGTTCACGCTCGTAGCACAGGTCCATACTCGCTCATTACGCAACAGCCACTTGGCGGTAAAGCTCGCTTCGGCGGTCAGCGTTTCGGCGAGATGGAAGTTTGGGCTCTCGAAGCATACGGAGCCGCTTACATCCTTCAGGAATTGCTGACGGTGAAATCGGACGATGTCGAAGGCCGAACCAAAATCTACGAATCGATGGTCAAGGGCGAGAACACGCTCGAAGCCGGCACACCAGCCAGTTTCGACGTTTTGACCAACGAGATTCGCGGGCTGGCGTTGAATATGCAGCTCGAAAAACGACGAGGCGGTTAA
- the rplL gene encoding 50S ribosomal protein L7/L12, with translation MSEETATIEYSAESKELGDKIAELTLKQAKELSEYLKNEHQIEAAAGGAVMVAGGGGGGGGEEAAEAQTEWDVILTGFGDKKLDVVKVVKTITGASLMEAKKMVESCPATLKEGASKEDCDDIKEKVEGAGGSIELK, from the coding sequence ATGTCAGAAGAGACAGCAACAATTGAATATTCGGCTGAATCCAAAGAGCTTGGCGATAAGATCGCTGAATTGACTCTGAAGCAAGCCAAGGAGCTGAGTGAGTACCTCAAGAACGAGCATCAAATCGAGGCTGCAGCTGGCGGCGCCGTAATGGTTGCTGGTGGCGGCGGTGGCGGCGGCGGTGAAGAAGCTGCTGAAGCTCAGACTGAGTGGGACGTCATTCTCACTGGCTTTGGCGACAAGAAGCTTGATGTCGTTAAGGTCGTCAAGACAATCACTGGTGCTTCTTTGATGGAAGCCAAGAAGATGGTTGAGTCTTGCCCTGCGACCCTTAAGGAAGGCGCTTCGAAAGAAGATTGCGATGACATTAAGGAAAAAGTCGAAGGCGCTGGTGGTAGCATCGAACTCAAGTAG
- the rplJ gene encoding 50S ribosomal protein L10 — translation MSKFVKDMLTKDLSNRLEGVEDCVVANVIGIDSNTTTALRARLREKGISLMVVKNSLARRATEGTSLGPAFEGLTGNAAVVWGASDFVSLVKEVTALDKQDAELEHFKALGGVMDGEKLTPEKVAEISKWPSREEQLATLVGQILGPGSQLVSQIVGPGSQLAGQVKSIADKEE, via the coding sequence ATGAGTAAATTTGTAAAAGACATGTTGACCAAAGATCTCTCCAATCGCCTTGAGGGTGTTGAGGATTGCGTGGTCGCTAATGTGATTGGAATTGATTCCAACACGACAACTGCTCTTCGTGCTCGATTGCGCGAAAAAGGCATCAGCTTGATGGTCGTTAAGAATTCACTGGCTCGTCGCGCTACCGAGGGGACCTCGCTAGGGCCGGCTTTTGAGGGTTTGACTGGCAATGCGGCCGTTGTTTGGGGGGCGTCTGATTTTGTCTCGCTGGTCAAGGAAGTGACTGCGTTGGACAAGCAGGATGCTGAGCTTGAGCACTTCAAGGCGCTTGGTGGCGTCATGGATGGCGAGAAGTTGACTCCCGAGAAGGTTGCTGAGATTAGCAAGTGGCCTTCCCGTGAAGAGCAGCTTGCCACTCTGGTTGGTCAGATTCTTGGCCCTGGGTCTCAGCTTGTGTCGCAGATCGTTGGTCCTGGTTCCCAGCTTGCTGGTCAGGTTAAGTCGATCGCCGACAAGGAAGAGTAA
- the rplA gene encoding 50S ribosomal protein L1 — protein sequence MAKQSKRYKALAEKVSEDPVALSEAVKLVKSFDTTKFDQTVEIHLNLGIDPKQADQIVRGSLVLPNGIGKTQRILVFAKDAAAKAAEEAGADFVGQEDLASKVSDGWLDFDVCIASPDMMGVVGRLGRVLGPRNLMPSPRAGTVTPDVATAVKEYKAGKVEFRNDNGGNVHAVVGKLSFDEAKLEENVAAFLQYIESLKPVSTKGTYVKSVCLTAAMSPGVRVVA from the coding sequence ATGGCAAAACAATCGAAACGATACAAGGCGTTGGCGGAAAAGGTCAGCGAGGATCCTGTCGCCCTCTCGGAGGCGGTCAAGTTGGTCAAGTCTTTTGACACGACCAAGTTTGATCAGACTGTTGAGATTCATTTGAATCTCGGCATCGATCCGAAGCAGGCGGATCAGATCGTTCGTGGTTCTCTTGTGCTGCCAAACGGCATCGGTAAGACCCAGCGAATTCTTGTGTTTGCGAAAGATGCTGCGGCCAAGGCTGCGGAAGAGGCTGGTGCGGATTTCGTCGGGCAGGAAGATCTTGCGTCAAAGGTTTCTGACGGCTGGCTTGATTTCGATGTTTGCATCGCGTCGCCTGACATGATGGGTGTCGTTGGCCGACTCGGTCGCGTGCTTGGTCCGCGTAACTTGATGCCTTCGCCGCGTGCGGGCACGGTTACTCCGGATGTTGCGACGGCTGTCAAGGAATACAAGGCGGGTAAGGTTGAATTCCGCAACGACAATGGCGGTAATGTGCACGCGGTTGTCGGTAAGTTGAGTTTCGATGAGGCGAAGCTTGAGGAAAATGTTGCTGCGTTCCTGCAGTACATCGAGTCGCTCAAGCCCGTCTCGACCAAGGGCACTTATGTCAAGTCAGTGTGTCTGACTGCTGCGATGAGTCCTGGTGTTCGCGTCGTCGCGTAG
- the rplK gene encoding 50S ribosomal protein L11, whose translation MAKQVTGQAKFQVPGGQATPAPPVGTSLGKFGINLGQFVQQFNDRTKEFNGTPIPVVVTVYNDRSFEFETKSPPAAALLKLACGIAKGSGVPNRDKVAKVTRAQLEDIVNKKMKDLNATEMDNAVRMIEGTARSMGIEVEG comes from the coding sequence ATGGCAAAACAGGTTACAGGACAGGCGAAATTTCAGGTTCCTGGAGGTCAGGCGACCCCGGCACCGCCCGTTGGTACGTCGCTCGGTAAGTTTGGTATCAATCTTGGGCAGTTCGTTCAGCAGTTCAATGACCGAACAAAAGAGTTTAATGGAACGCCGATTCCAGTTGTTGTTACCGTTTACAACGATCGCTCGTTTGAGTTTGAAACCAAGAGCCCTCCTGCTGCAGCGTTGTTGAAGTTGGCTTGCGGGATCGCCAAAGGCTCAGGTGTTCCCAATCGTGACAAAGTCGCCAAGGTGACTCGGGCTCAATTGGAAGACATTGTGAACAAGAAGATGAAAGACCTTAATGCGACCGAAATGGATAACGCCGTTCGGATGATCGAAGGCACGGCTCGTAGTATGGGCATCGAAGTCGAAGGCTAG
- the nusG gene encoding transcription termination/antitermination protein NusG has translation MSDEESLPEDAEAATAVDGAEESVTEDQVAGDVVGAASDAAPEPELSPEDLEFSADEIITDEDGEDDEWADDDEDASPIEEFVEPVKEVKASDLEMNWYILKVQVNREKGICESLRRAVRMANMQEFFGDILVPTEDVREFTKAGKPKITKRKLYPGYIVVNMAITDESWFLVRDTSGIGDFAGAAGRPSPLSQEEIDRIIAAARPPKGEEGEEQIKTTIPFKVGDRVRVKEGYFQNYEGDVASVDERNGRIEVMINIFGRPNPVDMDHWHVEMVK, from the coding sequence ATGTCAGACGAAGAATCATTGCCAGAAGATGCTGAAGCGGCTACCGCTGTCGACGGAGCCGAGGAGTCGGTGACCGAAGATCAGGTTGCAGGCGATGTGGTTGGCGCGGCATCGGATGCGGCTCCAGAGCCAGAGCTTTCTCCTGAGGATCTGGAGTTTTCTGCTGACGAGATCATCACTGATGAGGATGGTGAAGACGACGAATGGGCTGACGATGACGAAGATGCTTCTCCGATCGAGGAGTTCGTCGAGCCGGTCAAGGAAGTGAAGGCTTCTGATCTGGAGATGAATTGGTATATCCTCAAGGTTCAGGTGAACCGCGAGAAGGGTATTTGCGAATCGCTCCGTCGAGCGGTTCGAATGGCTAATATGCAGGAGTTCTTTGGTGACATTCTTGTGCCAACCGAAGATGTCCGTGAGTTTACGAAGGCTGGTAAGCCAAAAATTACCAAGCGAAAGCTTTATCCGGGCTACATCGTTGTGAATATGGCGATTACGGATGAATCCTGGTTTTTGGTTCGTGACACATCTGGCATTGGTGACTTTGCCGGAGCCGCAGGTCGTCCGTCGCCGCTTTCGCAAGAAGAGATCGATCGAATTATCGCCGCGGCTCGTCCTCCCAAGGGTGAAGAGGGTGAAGAGCAGATCAAAACCACGATCCCGTTCAAGGTTGGCGACAGGGTTCGTGTGAAAGAAGGTTATTTCCAGAACTACGAAGGCGATGTGGCTTCAGTGGATGAGCGAAATGGCCGAATCGAAGTCATGATCAACATCTTCGGCCGTCCGAATCCGGTCGATATGGATCACTGGCACGTCGAGATGGTGAAGTAA
- the secE gene encoding preprotein translocase subunit SecE yields MSATANQNKAAASGGSGGPGSFIPELFRFGLYKPAQGRIVRQATFFSVALLVCLAIWELYASGWFNFLNAAVAEGEVAGPNIAKMLFSFVLAGIGIWTAYRLVNFPVFADFLIAVEAEMNKVSWPTRDQLYRASVVVIFVIFAMAVLLFLFDILWTAVFEMIGIRYSESDSWWSKLRGFLGF; encoded by the coding sequence ATGAGTGCAACTGCAAATCAAAATAAGGCTGCGGCAAGCGGCGGGTCGGGTGGTCCTGGCTCGTTTATTCCGGAGTTGTTCCGGTTTGGCCTGTATAAGCCGGCTCAGGGTCGCATTGTGCGCCAGGCGACATTTTTCTCCGTTGCGTTGCTGGTTTGCCTCGCGATTTGGGAGCTGTATGCGTCGGGTTGGTTCAACTTTCTCAACGCCGCCGTTGCTGAGGGTGAAGTTGCGGGTCCGAATATCGCCAAGATGTTGTTTTCGTTCGTGCTTGCCGGAATCGGGATCTGGACTGCGTATCGGCTGGTTAACTTTCCGGTCTTTGCCGATTTCCTGATCGCGGTCGAAGCCGAAATGAACAAGGTTTCGTGGCCGACGCGAGATCAATTGTATCGCGCTTCGGTCGTTGTGATTTTTGTTATTTTCGCGATGGCCGTGCTGTTGTTCCTGTTCGATATTCTTTGGACGGCAGTGTTTGAGATGATCGGGATTCGTTACTCGGAATCGGATTCATGGTGGTCCAAGTTGCGTGGCTTCCTCGGGTTCTAG
- the tuf gene encoding elongation factor Tu, protein MAKETFERTKPHVNVGTIGHIDHGKTTTTASILAVQAAKGLAEAKEYSDIAKGGTVRDATKTVTISVAHVEYETPNRHYAHIDCPGHADFIKNMITGAAQMDGAILVVSAADGPMPQTKEHVLLARQVDVPALVVFLNKCDLVDDEELLELVEMEVRELLSKYDFDGDNVPIVRGSALPALNNPADPEKSQCITDLMEAIDSYIPEPAREEDKPFLMAVEDVFSIEGRGTVATGRVERGVINTGDEVEVIGLEAEPLKTTCTGVEMFRKILDSGRAGDNVGLLLRGVKREDIRRGQVIAKPSSITPHSKFEAEIYCLSKDEGGRHTPFFSGYRPQFYFRTTDVTGTANLIDAEMCMPGDNVKLTIELHKPIAMDDGNRFAIREGGRTVGSGVVTKIVE, encoded by the coding sequence ATGGCCAAGGAAACTTTTGAGAGGACTAAACCTCACGTGAACGTTGGTACCATTGGGCATATTGACCATGGAAAGACGACCACGACCGCATCGATTCTTGCTGTTCAGGCTGCAAAAGGTCTGGCTGAAGCAAAAGAATATTCTGACATCGCGAAGGGTGGTACCGTTCGTGACGCCACCAAGACCGTTACGATTTCTGTTGCTCACGTTGAGTACGAAACTCCGAACCGTCACTACGCGCACATTGACTGCCCGGGTCACGCTGACTTTATCAAGAACATGATCACCGGTGCCGCCCAGATGGACGGTGCGATCCTTGTTGTTTCTGCTGCTGACGGCCCAATGCCTCAGACAAAAGAGCACGTTCTTCTTGCTCGTCAGGTTGATGTTCCTGCTCTCGTTGTTTTCCTGAACAAGTGTGACCTCGTTGATGACGAAGAGTTGCTTGAGCTTGTTGAGATGGAAGTTCGTGAGCTTTTGAGTAAGTATGATTTCGATGGCGACAATGTTCCGATCGTTCGTGGTTCTGCTCTTCCTGCATTGAACAATCCAGCGGATCCGGAAAAGAGTCAGTGTATCACTGACTTGATGGAAGCGATTGACTCGTATATTCCTGAGCCGGCTCGCGAAGAAGACAAGCCGTTTTTGATGGCGGTTGAGGATGTTTTCTCAATCGAAGGTCGCGGTACTGTTGCGACTGGTCGTGTTGAGCGTGGCGTTATCAATACTGGTGACGAAGTTGAGGTTATCGGTCTTGAAGCTGAGCCATTGAAAACAACCTGTACTGGTGTTGAGATGTTCCGCAAGATTCTGGATTCAGGTCGTGCTGGTGACAATGTTGGTTTGCTTCTTCGTGGTGTGAAGCGTGAAGACATTCGTCGTGGTCAAGTGATCGCCAAGCCGTCTTCGATTACTCCGCACTCGAAGTTTGAGGCGGAAATTTACTGCCTGAGCAAGGATGAGGGTGGTCGTCACACTCCATTCTTTAGTGGTTACCGTCCTCAGTTTTACTTCCGTACAACTGACGTGACTGGAACTGCAAACCTGATCGATGCTGAAATGTGCATGCCTGGCGATAATGTCAAGCTGACTATTGAGTTGCACAAGCCGATCGCGATGGACGACGGTAACCGCTTCGCGATTCGCGAAGGTGGTCGAACTGTTGGTTCTGGCGTTGTTACCAAGATTGTCGAATAG
- a CDS encoding sigma-70 family RNA polymerase sigma factor codes for MIINQFRNYLHGLAQTESRGISESQFSASEIVQCTIIHADQSLSQCKAENAEQFKTWLRQIMVHEILNRRRRRSRAAGRKNSEVSDKQGISSSIVEPNTSPSQKIIREEERSLLMGAIQQLSEDHQSVVLARHRDKLSFGEIGSQTKRSPVDIQMIWNEAIKQLTSILKSTRDANREREA; via the coding sequence GTGATTATTAATCAGTTTCGGAACTATCTGCATGGCCTGGCGCAAACGGAAAGTCGTGGAATATCGGAAAGCCAGTTTAGCGCTTCGGAAATCGTTCAGTGCACGATCATTCACGCGGATCAAAGCCTTAGCCAATGCAAAGCCGAAAATGCCGAGCAATTCAAAACGTGGCTAAGACAAATTATGGTTCATGAAATCCTCAATCGACGACGTCGTCGAAGCAGAGCAGCCGGAAGGAAAAACAGCGAGGTTTCTGACAAACAGGGCATATCTTCGTCCATCGTTGAACCCAATACGTCTCCCAGCCAAAAAATCATTCGCGAGGAAGAGCGATCTCTGCTGATGGGAGCAATCCAACAATTGTCTGAGGACCACCAATCGGTCGTGCTCGCTCGTCATCGCGACAAGCTGTCATTCGGCGAAATAGGCAGCCAAACGAAACGCTCGCCGGTCGACATCCAGATGATCTGGAACGAGGCGATCAAACAGCTGACTTCGATCCTGAAATCGACTCGGGATGCAAATCGAGAACGAGAGGCATGA